The following DNA comes from Plasmodium coatneyi strain Hackeri chromosome 9, complete sequence.
TTTTTCAGGTTAACAGTACACAAGAACATTAAGAAAACAACGCGAGGTTCTTTTTTACCACAATTTTTATGTcgcgaaaggaaaaaaaaaaaaaaaaaaaaatagcacacatacgtgcatacatacatatatgtataaacatatatagtatatacatatatatgtaataacattttcatatatatctacACATCGATAAATCTCCATGTAGGCATTTTAAAGTTGGCTActtaatttttcccaaaCTGGACACTGAAAAATTGCTAATTCTGCTtcactcttccttcctgaTCCGCCGTTTGGTCGAAacggtttttattttctaacattttttttttgtccttctctGACGCGTAGACGCAGGTCCAGTCGAACAAAAAGTCGTAAGAGAATCCCTCTCTGCGGTGCAAACGtggggaagggggggaattAGTCAAACGTGGAGACACCCAAAAGGAGTCTTCAACCATATACGTATGCTCGCCTAAGCAAACGTTACCCTCGCCGGGCAGAATAACCCCCTTCCTCTTAATACAACCACCCTTGGTtggtaaaaaattgccaTAACATTTTGCTCTATCTGCAGGGGACCTTTCTGCCGCACACCTCCTCGCGCTACTCACCTTATGAACAAATCCTTTAGGAGTCTCCTCAGGTAGGTATAATCGGGTCTATCTTCAAATCGTAAAGATCGACAGTAATTTAAATAGGTTACAAATTCGACTGCAGGGGGGAACGGTGGAGAGGTGGGTTAAGAAATGAAGCGGgaatacatgtgcatatatgctCATATAACAGGTTCAGCGTTCAGGGTGACAGGAGAAGGAGTGATCACATAGGCTTGTCGTCAACACAGTCCTGTCTCTCCATCCGTAGAGCATACACATTGCACACATTTCGACGGTTTATGACACCTTCTCttctccccccaaaaaaaaagaaacacatccccctttttaatgcATAAAGAAAACTGCGCTCGCCTCTTTTCCTTACAGCTTGAATTTCTACACAAGACTTCTACAGAGGTggatattttcttttccataatTTTATCGTATTTATCCTTTTTGGAAATAGCCTTCAGGCCTTGCCATGGTAAACTGCCTCGCAGGAAATACATGAGAACATAACCCAGGGCTTCTATATCGTCCCTGCGCGATTGCTCGATGCCTAGcgtaagaagaagaaaaaaaatgagtaaaCCATGTAGAGGTACAATTTGACGAACACGCCACATTTGCAAATGTCGTTAGAGGTTTGCTGCTTCTTAACAACCCGCGTTGCTAACGCACGGAAAAAGGGCTTACCTAAATGTGTGTTTATGCTGGCATATCTTGCCGTCCccgttaaattttttccctccttgtATGGAATGTGCGTATGCGATCTTGAATCTCTATACTTTTTCGCAAGTCCAAAATCGATGATATGAATTAgggtaactttttttcctcttcctgaaAAAGGGATATACACACAAGTGCATGCATATTTATAAGAAAATGTCacgtatgtacacatgtaggTTGGGCTTGGATGACTCTACGTGGTCTAAATCGAACTGAGGTAACCACCACCCGATTGCAATTCCTCGCGCAATTTACCTATCAAGAAGTTATCCGGTTTGATATCTCTGTGTATGAAATTTTTGGAGTGAACGTACTCAATTCGGTTTAACTGCAGGAGTAAAATtttgaaagaagaaaaaatgaaaaaatataaataaatattttatatcaTACCTGTAGCTCCATCAGATCattgcacacatatatattgccttttttttttttacgattaTGCTCTTTGTCTAACCATTTGATCGGCTGTCATGAGGACAGTCTTTAAAGAGAATTTTCTGTTACAAAGGGTGAACAAATCTTCGAGAGATGGCCCCAAGAGGTCGAGAACCATGATGGTGAAGTCCCCTTCTATGCCATACCAATACACTTTGGGTACTCCGACTAAcagggtggtggtggaaagGATAAACAGGAGAAATGAAAACGGAACAAACGCATCTTTGGTTTGTACTCTCTAAGGGGGGTGTGTTAACGCACAGTGATGTAACCACGTGCATTCATCTATAGATCCGCGCGGCGCCTTTTGCGCATATGGCAACGTTTTAATGTTGGCAAAAAGATAAAAGTGAACgtacttcctcctcccaATATTTTGTACAACTTCGATTCGTACAGCAACTGAGGGTGCTTCGACCTCGTTGATTCCTACAGGGGGAGAGATGGAACAAATGCACACAATGTTGATAAGGAAAAGTACAACACAGATGTAAATAAAAGCAGAGCGAAGATTTATCCTTCCACGGCGGGTTCGCTGACTGGGGATCATTTCACAAGCATAACACCTCTAACGTGAAATATCATCTgcccatttttgca
Coding sequences within:
- a CDS encoding Casein kinase I — protein: MEIRVANKYALGKKLGSGSFGDIYVAKDIVTMEEYAVKLESTRSKHPQLLYESKLYKILGGGIGVPKVYWYGIEGDFTIMVLDLLGPSLEDLFTLCNRKFSLKTVLMTADQMLNRIEYVHSKNFIHRDIKPDNFLIGRGKKVTLIHIIDFGLAKKYRDSRSHTHIPYKEGKNLTGTARYASINTHLGIEQSRRDDIEALGYVLMYFLRGSLPWQGLKAISKKDKYDKIMEKKISTSVEVLCRNSSFEFVTYLNYCRSLRFEDRPDYTYLRRLLKDLFIREGFSYDFLFDWTCVYASEKDKKKMLENKNRFDQTADQEGRVKQN